The following proteins are encoded in a genomic region of Paenibacillus sp. FSL R7-0273:
- a CDS encoding YolD-like family protein, which translates to MGKQLEEGLQEGRRMLPEQVQEVCTAEYDIVSNDGRPDLQQKLKEIEQTLAVSLKYHKRVSVVLHGQGEPRQISGFVTSIHTHSREIKLQWAEEWKWVHVDDIAEACIL; encoded by the coding sequence ATGGGCAAACAGCTGGAGGAAGGATTGCAGGAGGGCCGGAGGATGCTGCCGGAGCAGGTACAGGAAGTCTGTACAGCTGAGTATGATATAGTGAGCAATGACGGACGGCCCGATCTGCAGCAGAAGCTGAAGGAGATTGAGCAGACGCTGGCTGTGTCACTAAAATATCACAAACGGGTATCCGTTGTTCTGCACGGTCAAGGTGAGCCCAGACAAATTAGCGGCTTTGTCACCTCCATTCATACCCACTCGCGCGAAATCAAGCTGCAGTGGGCAGAGGAATGGAAATGGGTTCATGTGGACGATATTGCGGAGGCCTGCATCCTTTAG